A window from Lentisphaera araneosa HTCC2155 encodes these proteins:
- a CDS encoding GDSL-type esterase/lipase family protein has protein sequence MKLTDNCLYFLLIFFANIAFTQPETINPVPQPHKWWAERHDLKLQEVANADVDLLLIGDSITHYWERSPSYNYFYGDRKILNIGYGGDKTQNVLWRIDKGELKGLKPKVISLMIGTNNSNHFDPKDTLVGIQKIISELRLRLPQSKILLHSILPRGVQQLDQKNRIVNKSLPELVDNKNVFFLNLYDKFLNSDGSQNMKLYYHDGVHLSDQGYFVWANAMENFISKELADSAKDPNPPSAIIPIAQNGDRHKAKVKEAAASNHDLIFIGDSITHFYDRDGNWGSSVWDKYYKHRNAMNLGFGGNTTGKVIWRLQNGQIAGQTPKVCVLMIGTNNTHVSKDKAENTFKGIERIVDILKQKLPSSKILVLSIFPRGKDHSDPLRQENQRVNKMLPNLADNKTVYHLDINQSFLDKDGKLSRDLMPDLLHPNTKGYQVWAEAMEPTLSKLLNDTPVN, from the coding sequence ATGAAACTCACAGATAATTGTCTTTATTTTTTACTGATTTTTTTTGCGAATATCGCATTTACTCAACCCGAAACTATCAATCCCGTTCCACAGCCCCACAAATGGTGGGCAGAACGCCATGATTTAAAACTCCAGGAAGTGGCCAACGCAGATGTGGATCTCCTACTCATCGGAGATTCCATCACACATTACTGGGAACGCAGCCCTAGCTACAACTACTTTTATGGTGACCGCAAAATCTTAAATATCGGTTACGGCGGCGACAAAACACAAAATGTTCTTTGGAGAATTGATAAAGGTGAACTAAAAGGCCTCAAGCCCAAAGTGATCAGCCTCATGATTGGCACCAACAATTCTAACCACTTCGATCCCAAAGATACTCTCGTGGGGATTCAAAAAATCATCTCTGAATTGCGTTTGCGACTTCCGCAAAGTAAGATCCTACTCCACTCCATACTACCCCGTGGAGTACAGCAACTCGATCAGAAAAACCGTATCGTCAATAAATCTTTACCTGAACTCGTAGATAATAAAAATGTCTTTTTCTTAAACCTTTACGATAAGTTCCTCAATTCCGACGGTAGTCAGAACATGAAACTCTATTATCACGATGGCGTCCATCTAAGTGATCAAGGCTATTTTGTCTGGGCTAATGCCATGGAGAACTTCATCAGTAAAGAACTTGCGGACAGCGCAAAAGACCCGAATCCTCCTTCAGCTATTATTCCTATAGCTCAAAACGGCGATCGTCATAAGGCCAAAGTCAAAGAAGCCGCAGCTTCAAATCACGATCTCATTTTCATTGGCGATTCCATCACACACTTTTATGACCGCGATGGAAACTGGGGATCCTCTGTATGGGACAAATACTACAAGCATCGAAATGCCATGAACCTCGGCTTCGGAGGCAACACCACCGGCAAAGTCATCTGGCGTTTACAAAATGGTCAAATTGCAGGACAAACGCCCAAAGTCTGCGTCTTGATGATTGGCACCAACAATACTCATGTTAGCAAAGACAAGGCCGAAAACACCTTCAAGGGAATCGAACGAATTGTCGACATTTTGAAACAAAAATTACCCAGTTCAAAAATCCTAGTGCTCTCCATTTTTCCACGCGGGAAAGATCATTCCGATCCCCTCCGCCAAGAGAATCAGCGAGTTAATAAAATGCTCCCCAACTTGGCCGACAACAAAACGGTTTATCACCTGGACATTAATCAATCCTTTCTCGACAAAGACGGCAAACTCTCTAGGGATCTCATGCCCGACCTACTCCACCCCAACACTAAGGGCTATCAAGTTTGGGCCGAAGCCATGGAACCTACCTTAAGCAAATTGCTCAATGACACGCCTGTAAACTAA
- a CDS encoding DUF1559 domain-containing protein: protein MLSSKKTEVKFTLIELLVVIAIIGILASLLLPSLKSARGAARQASCMNNQKQIGIALQLYYDDSNGELPYAKNPIIGAYGWEDQLRGYMGGSTLANPAVTIWNEEQALELLRCPSAKEKTCAGRDDRQRISYGMAAGDANRINDGSKDRFAYHAVGTAPYTRTIDSIEDTSGTLAITEIDYTGGSRWDYSQGLGSMLLEPEFQAGPNGIGYTTNTDTTNTTFDLHNNQKVNNLLADGHVEAHNPYSSAVIGSGTPANPQGMWTTAKGD, encoded by the coding sequence ATGCTTAGTTCAAAAAAAACTGAAGTAAAATTCACTCTCATTGAGTTACTGGTAGTTATTGCCATCATCGGCATACTTGCATCACTATTACTCCCATCGTTAAAGTCAGCTCGCGGAGCCGCTCGCCAAGCAAGTTGCATGAATAACCAAAAACAGATTGGGATTGCATTGCAACTATATTATGATGATAGCAACGGCGAATTACCCTACGCTAAAAATCCAATTATTGGCGCTTACGGCTGGGAAGACCAATTAAGGGGGTACATGGGAGGTAGTACACTCGCTAATCCAGCAGTAACAATATGGAATGAAGAACAGGCTCTTGAACTATTAAGATGTCCCAGCGCCAAAGAAAAAACTTGTGCTGGTAGAGACGACCGCCAAAGAATAAGTTATGGCATGGCCGCTGGCGATGCCAATCGAATAAATGATGGTAGCAAAGATAGGTTTGCTTATCATGCAGTAGGTACAGCTCCTTACACAAGAACAATTGATAGTATAGAAGATACCAGCGGAACGTTAGCTATAACTGAAATAGATTACACAGGCGGATCTAGATGGGACTATTCTCAAGGCTTAGGTTCAATGTTGTTGGAACCAGAATTTCAGGCTGGACCAAATGGCATTGGCTATACTACCAACACAGATACAACTAATACCACTTTTGATCTTCACAATAATCAAAAAGTCAACAATCTATTAGCCGATGGTCACGTAGAGGCTCACAATCCTTATTCATCAGCTGTCATTGGTTCAGGTACTCCTGCTAACCCTCAAGGTATGTGGACAACTGCAAAGGGCGATTAA
- a CDS encoding prepilin-type N-terminal cleavage/methylation domain-containing protein has protein sequence MKRFTLIELLVVVAIIGILAILLLTTLGLHR, from the coding sequence ATGAAACGTTTTACTTTAATAGAGTTATTAGTGGTAGTAGCCATCATTGGCATATTAGCCATTTTATTATTAACCACATTAGGCTTACACAGATGA
- a CDS encoding glycosyltransferase: MTFYTLSNNEKNIDEGLEIDLEYNPKVSVLVPAHNEEAVIEGCLDCMNKLEYKTGQLEVIILNDRSSDGTKELIDNFLCKNPQSHIRAHHRPMSSEPGKAAAMKEIIATLKSEIIVIFDADYLPQADLIKRLISPFKDPQVGATMGRVVTYNANANIMTKLIDLERRSGYAIDQNVRNYFDLLPQFGGTTGGIRLSALEDVGGWDTRTLTEDTDLTYKLYLNGYKIKYLNAAACYEETPETWQARYKQVRRWAYGHNDCMIKHLIPTLMHKDKNLLRKLDALLLLTIYAAPAALLVLSIVAFLFGNISVNMSASLITLFLLFCGFGNFSPFFQMFAACIKDRQPHCIRYIPYIFVSSTISMLASTHALLLLPIEKLGLKKSLSWDKTLRYRKKAIS; encoded by the coding sequence ATGACTTTTTATACTCTCTCAAATAATGAAAAAAACATTGATGAGGGATTGGAAATTGATTTGGAGTACAACCCAAAGGTTTCTGTGCTTGTTCCGGCCCACAACGAAGAAGCGGTTATCGAAGGTTGCCTGGACTGTATGAATAAGCTGGAGTATAAGACTGGGCAACTTGAGGTAATTATTCTCAATGATCGCTCCAGTGATGGCACCAAAGAATTAATCGATAATTTCTTATGCAAGAATCCACAAAGTCATATTCGAGCTCACCATCGCCCCATGAGTTCCGAGCCAGGTAAAGCTGCCGCCATGAAGGAGATTATTGCGACCCTGAAGTCAGAGATTATTGTCATCTTTGATGCTGATTACCTTCCTCAGGCAGATTTGATTAAACGCCTCATAAGCCCTTTCAAAGATCCTCAAGTTGGTGCCACCATGGGGCGAGTTGTCACCTATAACGCCAATGCCAATATCATGACAAAGCTCATTGATTTGGAAAGACGCTCAGGTTATGCCATTGACCAAAATGTAAGAAATTATTTTGATCTGCTACCGCAATTTGGTGGTACTACTGGAGGTATTCGATTGAGTGCATTAGAAGACGTGGGTGGATGGGACACTCGAACCCTCACAGAAGATACTGACTTGACCTACAAGCTTTATCTCAATGGCTACAAAATTAAATATCTCAATGCCGCCGCCTGTTATGAAGAAACACCAGAAACCTGGCAGGCTAGGTACAAGCAAGTGCGTCGCTGGGCTTATGGTCACAATGACTGTATGATTAAACACTTAATTCCCACACTCATGCATAAAGATAAAAACCTATTGAGAAAGCTGGATGCGCTCTTATTGCTGACTATTTATGCAGCCCCTGCCGCTTTGCTGGTTTTATCCATTGTAGCTTTTTTGTTTGGAAATATAAGCGTGAATATGTCAGCTTCCCTCATTACTTTATTTTTATTGTTTTGTGGATTTGGCAATTTCAGTCCTTTCTTTCAAATGTTTGCCGCTTGCATCAAAGATCGGCAACCTCATTGTATTCGCTACATTCCCTATATTTTTGTATCGTCTACAATTAGTATGCTAGCTTCCACTCATGCCCTTCTTTTGTTGCCTATTGAAAAGCTGGGACTTAAAAAATCTTTGAGCTGGGATAAAACACTTAGGTATAGGAAAAAGGCTATCTCATGA
- a CDS encoding prepilin-type N-terminal cleavage/methylation domain-containing protein: protein MKRFTLIELLVVVAIIGILASLLLPALGKARKSARRATCVSQLRQLSVALYNYTDDNDSHFPSHGVVVGGVITWDDLISGYDGRSSLSYAEMVTSQSSGITENQNDLYVCPEDDVVRAGNEVKKSYGISVLRKDEPNPAHVLNGVRGISGDYESLGASRKVSEISNSSDTILKSENLNEQNTMGNKEGMVFSLTQYNSIAGAGLWSGPVPHSGKFNYSFVDGHVELMDFYETMLGLPYNWQDVRDTMWDAER, encoded by the coding sequence ATGAAACGTTTTACTTTAATAGAGTTATTAGTTGTAGTAGCCATCATTGGCATATTAGCCAGCTTATTGTTGCCGGCCTTAGGAAAGGCTAGAAAAAGCGCAAGACGAGCAACATGTGTCAGTCAATTAAGGCAGTTAAGTGTTGCACTTTATAATTATACTGATGATAATGACAGCCACTTTCCAAGTCATGGTGTTGTTGTTGGTGGTGTCATAACTTGGGATGATTTGATATCTGGGTATGATGGTAGAAGTAGTTTGAGTTATGCAGAGATGGTAACATCACAATCGAGCGGAATCACCGAAAATCAAAACGATCTTTACGTATGTCCGGAAGATGACGTAGTACGAGCAGGAAATGAGGTTAAAAAGTCCTATGGAATATCGGTCCTCAGAAAAGATGAGCCTAATCCAGCGCACGTTCTCAACGGAGTACGAGGTATATCAGGAGATTATGAATCCTTAGGAGCGTCAAGGAAAGTAAGTGAAATAAGTAACTCAAGCGATACGATCTTAAAAAGTGAAAACCTCAATGAACAAAATACAATGGGAAATAAAGAGGGGATGGTATTTTCATTGACACAATATAACTCGATCGCTGGAGCTGGACTATGGTCAGGACCTGTACCACATTCGGGTAAATTTAATTACTCATTCGTTGATGGTCACGTGGAACTCATGGATTTCTATGAAACTATGCTTGGTTTACCCTACAATTGGCAAGATGTGAGAGATACTATGTGGGATGCGGAAAGATAA
- a CDS encoding dienelactone hydrolase family protein — protein MRKTFTSLALLFAISASAADKSNDTLPPLSPNNMPESIPALWARFDAKKDPLETEVLHEYEKDGVKVQMISYVVGTFKGKKVRMGGYLAFPKNTKGKLPGIVQIHGGGQRAMGDYAQGIAQNGYAVLATNWGGRLMQHQEAGQPAEGKIGTDWAPLDATQKNNAWYAKTEAGPVSYDDFDSPRNNNWYLINLANKRAITLLQKLDFVDANKIGVHGHSMGGKLSVMLAGTDDRIKVAVPSCGGTGTAPTELKKRKGNSARPQPITPLYAKYIDDAKMLPYVKAPIMYNGPQNDFNGMMSNMAFNWPAIPSSTPVRFSISSHLNHRHAHESSYVDLLMFEQYLKGTYKLPKTPKIKVDLKGDKNGPLITLIPDTSKEIDHVQIFYTQDPNGQFRFHRTARAKKVGNKYIASAPILSKNLGFFAMANVFYKHPKELNLHGPRWNKNPADTYILSTNIQKYEIAEVQKANPAVTDQFTRIIEKDLQKSDLPDWYKYSQTAIHTRKIRDPKWRGPIGSKLSIDVLDPDAENLILELEFNCYSKYGREYAAGMFYVVKPLKKSNDWQTVEIDVTDLKPLKNTHNGTPKDWQTLDHLTINSSLRVNANGQTQTFRANSKHGKGRQMRNIKWVGGDYPQTILMNGGGLELNAADYEKQFNNQIDVSIELEEKVDGLEKAKEIKATPISYQASSDTSNNQLPTPWQSKNIGVAPASGEVQFRGGKFFISGSGSDAIGKQKDSFNYVYREFEGDGSIIVKVNSVSGQNRVHFDFYGLMFRASLDDDAPMFSFAHTLFRTCAFYRQNKGQRGIGNHENGNNQVPIWLKIDRSGDDFTASFSLDKRSWTKQYSANVNLPKKLYIGMFSTSSKDENAAGAEFSDFEINGSSTNRSERDKQFESKKEKGSMPVQTPSKPKKEIISI, from the coding sequence ATGCGTAAAACTTTTACTTCATTAGCCTTATTATTTGCGATCTCCGCAAGCGCCGCTGACAAATCGAACGATACCCTCCCTCCCCTTTCCCCAAATAATATGCCAGAGAGTATTCCAGCACTTTGGGCAAGATTTGATGCTAAAAAAGACCCGCTTGAAACAGAGGTTCTCCACGAGTACGAAAAAGATGGCGTCAAAGTTCAAATGATTTCCTATGTGGTGGGAACTTTCAAAGGTAAAAAAGTGCGCATGGGTGGCTACCTAGCTTTTCCAAAAAATACTAAGGGCAAACTTCCTGGCATCGTACAAATTCACGGAGGTGGTCAACGCGCCATGGGTGATTACGCTCAGGGCATTGCTCAAAATGGTTATGCGGTTCTCGCAACCAACTGGGGCGGACGCCTCATGCAGCACCAGGAAGCAGGTCAGCCTGCAGAAGGAAAAATTGGCACTGACTGGGCACCTCTCGACGCAACCCAAAAAAATAATGCCTGGTATGCAAAAACTGAAGCAGGTCCCGTGAGTTACGACGACTTTGATTCTCCACGCAATAATAATTGGTACCTCATCAACTTAGCCAACAAACGTGCGATCACCCTGCTACAGAAACTCGACTTTGTCGATGCAAATAAAATCGGTGTTCATGGTCACTCCATGGGGGGAAAACTCTCAGTCATGCTCGCCGGAACCGATGACCGCATTAAAGTTGCCGTACCTTCTTGCGGCGGCACTGGAACTGCACCTACTGAACTCAAAAAGCGTAAAGGCAATTCAGCGCGCCCTCAGCCGATCACTCCCCTTTATGCCAAGTACATCGATGATGCAAAAATGCTTCCCTACGTCAAAGCACCTATCATGTATAATGGCCCACAAAATGACTTCAATGGCATGATGTCCAACATGGCTTTCAACTGGCCTGCCATTCCTTCATCCACTCCCGTACGCTTTTCCATTAGTTCTCACCTCAATCACCGTCATGCTCACGAGTCTTCCTATGTTGACTTACTCATGTTTGAGCAATACCTCAAAGGCACATATAAGCTCCCTAAGACGCCAAAAATCAAAGTTGATTTAAAGGGCGATAAAAATGGCCCGCTCATCACCCTCATCCCCGACACATCAAAAGAAATTGACCATGTGCAAATTTTCTATACGCAGGATCCCAATGGTCAATTCCGCTTTCACCGTACGGCAAGAGCAAAAAAAGTCGGCAATAAGTACATTGCTTCCGCACCGATACTCTCCAAGAATCTCGGCTTCTTCGCCATGGCCAACGTCTTCTATAAGCACCCAAAAGAACTCAATCTCCATGGCCCACGCTGGAACAAAAACCCAGCTGACACCTATATCTTGAGTACCAACATTCAAAAATATGAAATTGCTGAAGTTCAAAAAGCCAACCCAGCAGTCACTGATCAATTCACTCGCATCATCGAAAAAGATTTACAAAAATCAGACCTGCCCGATTGGTATAAATATTCACAAACGGCCATTCACACTCGCAAAATCCGCGACCCAAAATGGCGAGGTCCCATTGGCTCCAAGCTTTCAATTGATGTTCTTGACCCCGATGCCGAGAACCTCATCCTCGAACTCGAATTCAACTGTTACTCTAAGTATGGTCGCGAATATGCCGCAGGCATGTTCTATGTCGTCAAGCCGCTTAAAAAATCAAATGATTGGCAGACTGTGGAAATTGACGTTACAGATCTAAAACCCCTCAAAAACACTCACAACGGCACGCCAAAAGATTGGCAAACTCTTGATCACCTTACGATCAACAGCAGCTTAAGAGTGAACGCCAATGGTCAAACGCAAACCTTCCGCGCCAATTCCAAACACGGCAAGGGACGTCAAATGCGCAATATCAAATGGGTCGGTGGCGATTATCCGCAAACGATTCTTATGAATGGCGGTGGTCTGGAACTCAATGCAGCCGACTACGAAAAGCAATTCAATAATCAAATCGACGTCTCCATTGAACTTGAAGAGAAAGTCGATGGCCTCGAGAAAGCCAAAGAAATTAAAGCCACCCCTATCAGTTATCAAGCTTCAAGCGATACTTCAAACAATCAGCTTCCCACCCCTTGGCAGTCAAAAAATATCGGAGTCGCCCCCGCTTCTGGTGAGGTACAGTTTCGGGGTGGGAAGTTTTTTATTAGTGGTTCAGGTAGCGATGCCATTGGCAAACAAAAAGATAGCTTCAATTACGTCTACAGGGAGTTCGAAGGCGATGGCAGTATCATAGTAAAAGTAAATTCAGTCTCTGGACAAAACCGTGTCCACTTTGACTTCTATGGTTTAATGTTTAGAGCCAGTCTCGATGATGATGCCCCGATGTTTTCCTTCGCACATACTCTATTTAGAACTTGTGCTTTTTATAGACAAAACAAAGGTCAAAGAGGCATAGGAAATCATGAAAATGGTAATAACCAAGTCCCCATCTGGTTGAAGATTGATCGTTCAGGAGATGATTTCACCGCATCTTTTTCTCTTGATAAACGCTCTTGGACAAAACAGTATAGTGCTAATGTCAACTTACCTAAAAAGCTCTATATCGGCATGTTCTCCACCTCTTCTAAAGATGAAAATGCCGCCGGTGCTGAATTCTCAGACTTTGAAATAAATGGCTCCTCAACAAATCGTAGTGAAAGAGATAAGCAATTTGAGTCAAAAAAGGAAAAAGGTTCAATGCCAGTTCAAACACCTAGTAAACCTAAAAAAGAAATCATCTCCATTTAA
- a CDS encoding type II secretion system protein, which yields MISSKQKRFTLIEVLVVVAIIGILASLLLPALKSARDSARQAACKSNQKQIGVAFTMYFGDNDDRVPAANNQTGGINYGWDDKIRPYMTSDEIPTPTLMIDSNWTADKAMDIFVCASASEPQWGGNADRTINSYAMSAGWPTPTGGVDPKRFSSWVNNGNLPTYKVTDLDDPTGSFVLSEIDLSTGGSANTSLLQGSGNMIFDPEMQVSQGQNGLPSYVVGTNPNFENKTLDLHNKAKVNYMFVDGHVESHHPFSSSVIGAGTPAAPAGMWTTIKGD from the coding sequence ATGATTAGTTCAAAACAGAAACGTTTCACCCTCATCGAAGTACTTGTCGTCGTTGCCATTATCGGCATCTTGGCATCACTCCTACTTCCCGCCTTAAAATCAGCCCGTGATTCAGCCCGCCAAGCCGCATGCAAAAGCAACCAAAAGCAAATCGGCGTTGCCTTTACCATGTATTTTGGTGATAACGACGACAGAGTACCAGCAGCTAATAACCAAACTGGTGGTATCAATTATGGATGGGATGATAAAATCAGACCTTACATGACGAGTGACGAAATCCCCACGCCGACCCTCATGATCGATTCTAATTGGACTGCCGATAAAGCTATGGATATATTTGTTTGTGCTAGCGCCAGCGAACCACAATGGGGCGGAAATGCAGACCGTACAATCAACAGTTATGCTATGTCTGCAGGCTGGCCCACTCCCACTGGAGGTGTCGATCCAAAAAGATTTTCTTCTTGGGTCAATAACGGGAATTTACCTACGTATAAAGTTACAGATCTCGATGACCCTACTGGTTCATTTGTCCTATCTGAAATAGATCTATCAACTGGTGGTTCTGCAAATACATCTTTACTTCAAGGCTCAGGAAATATGATTTTTGATCCCGAAATGCAAGTTTCACAAGGACAAAATGGTTTGCCCTCTTATGTCGTTGGAACCAACCCAAATTTTGAAAATAAAACTCTCGACTTACATAATAAAGCAAAAGTGAACTACATGTTTGTCGATGGTCATGTTGAAAGCCACCACCCCTTTTCTTCATCAGTCATTGGCGCTGGAACTCCAGCTGCTCCAGCAGGCATGTGGACTACTATTAAAGGTGATTAA
- a CDS encoding type II secretion system protein, producing MKTKQNIKFFNILELLIVIAIIGILLSLLFPALKSARSTARQTECMNNQSQIGKAIFIFTVDNEKKVPYAYAPYPLAPAAPFGWDDQLRTYLGGSEMSYTDQISRAWTAEESLEVLQCPSAKEKTVNGHPDRMRNNYVMPAYENGHMARGARPQRFSTYAVDDREPYHRKITALSNPGGTLALTELDYTGPDWTAWQGGGNMVFTAELQAGANGNGFFNFLTTTINTTLELHNREKVNFLLADGHIESHHPFSPDVIGDGDPANPEGMWIAK from the coding sequence ATGAAAACTAAACAAAACATCAAGTTCTTTAATATTTTAGAATTACTTATCGTCATCGCCATTATCGGCATCCTGCTCTCACTCCTATTCCCCGCTTTAAAATCAGCTCGAAGTACGGCTAGACAGACCGAATGTATGAATAATCAAAGTCAGATCGGCAAGGCCATCTTTATCTTCACGGTAGATAACGAAAAGAAAGTCCCATACGCTTATGCTCCTTACCCTTTGGCTCCTGCCGCACCTTTTGGTTGGGATGATCAGCTCAGGACTTACCTCGGTGGCAGTGAAATGAGCTATACAGATCAAATATCTAGAGCTTGGACCGCTGAAGAAAGCCTAGAAGTCCTACAATGCCCAAGTGCTAAAGAAAAAACTGTTAACGGACACCCAGATCGTATGAGGAATAACTACGTCATGCCCGCTTATGAAAATGGCCACATGGCTCGTGGTGCTCGTCCACAAAGGTTTTCGACCTATGCTGTAGATGATCGGGAGCCCTATCACAGAAAAATTACGGCCCTATCCAATCCCGGTGGAACACTTGCGCTTACTGAATTGGATTACACTGGTCCAGACTGGACGGCATGGCAAGGAGGCGGAAACATGGTTTTTACTGCCGAACTTCAGGCAGGTGCAAATGGCAACGGATTCTTCAATTTCTTAACTACTACTATCAACACTACTTTAGAGCTTCACAATCGTGAAAAAGTTAACTTCCTCCTTGCGGATGGCCATATAGAAAGCCATCATCCCTTTTCACCAGATGTCATTGGCGATGGCGACCCCGCCAATCCAGAAGGCATGTGGATTGCTAAATAA
- a CDS encoding type II secretion system protein: protein MLSSKKAEVKFTLIELLVVVAIIGILASLLLPSLKSARGSARQASCMNNQKQIGMAMALFAGDDENRLPYARGPHSGGWFYGWEDQLRIYLGGDNIEYSTQIYGMRNKLLMSSVAQVQRKRLVLDVLIAKEIAMQ from the coding sequence ATGCTTAGTTCAAAAAAAGCTGAAGTAAAATTCACTCTCATTGAGTTACTTGTAGTTGTTGCCATCATCGGCATCCTTGCATCACTATTACTACCATCCTTAAAGTCAGCTCGAGGTTCTGCGAGGCAAGCAAGTTGCATGAATAACCAAAAACAGATTGGTATGGCCATGGCGCTATTCGCAGGTGACGATGAAAATAGACTACCCTATGCCCGTGGCCCGCACAGTGGCGGTTGGTTTTACGGCTGGGAAGATCAACTTAGAATTTATCTTGGTGGAGATAATATTGAGTACTCTACTCAGATCTATGGAATGAGGAACAAGCTCTTGATGTCCTCAGTTGCCCAAGTGCAAAGGAAAAGACTTGTGCTGGACGTTCTGATCGCCAAAGAAATAGCTATGCAATGA